The genomic segment CACTCGCGAAAAAGCGCGACGTGCGACCACTACCGTGCGAACAAACGCCCCCTTAACCCGTCATGAAGCACCCCCTGATTTGCGCCGAAAAAGGTGGCATGTGGCGAGAAATCACCTGGTTTTGCCCCGTTCTACCCCCATTTCGGCACCGAAAAGCCCGAGTTTTTGCGTCGTTATGCGTGTGGGGCGCGGTCTTCACAATTCCGGCCATTTCGCCGGAACAGACTTCCAAATAGTGGATTACGGCACGCCCATCGTTCGGGGTGGGTGGGCAAATTGCTAATGATTTCGGTAAACCGGAGAGGAGCGCCGATGGGTGGGATGGGCAGCGGGGATCGGTACTGGCGGGGGAAGAAGTCGATGGTCGAAGACTGCTGGGAAGTCGACACCACCGTGTTCAAACGCCGCGGGTTGCTGGCGCCCGGGACGCACACGTCCGGCGTCCTCACCGGACCCGGCGGCGGACGATCTTCGAGGAAACCACGGCCACCATCGGTTACACCGTCGACCTCCGTGACCCGAGCGGCGGGCACGTCGATCTGCGGTATCAACTCACCCCGCCGGGCGAATCGTTCACGTACCCGGTACGGTTGGTGTCGACCCCGTGTCGCTTCGGCGGGGTCCGGTGGTGGTTCGAGTGCCCACTGGTTCGGACGGTCGGGCGTGCTCGCGGCGGGCGCGGAAGCTGTTCCTGCGAGGGAAATATTTCGGGTGTCGCAGTGCCACAATCTGGCGTACTTCACTTCGCAGAGAGTGACCGCCGGGTCGAGCATTCCTGAAGCGCGGTGGGGATGTGGATGCGTACGCCAAGCTCTCGGTCGGCGTCTCGCTCTCGGCGATGGCGTTCAGCCTGAAGTTGCTGGAGTGGCGGATTCGCAAACTGGACCGCGTCCGGGATCAGCTCGACCACGGTGACGACACGTAGCCACGGCCACTGTTGAAGTCGTCGCGATCGGACCGCAGTCGGGAGTATCGGTCGAGACGGCTATGGGGGACAAAATGTTACCCGCACGCCGAGGGAGACCGCACGGAGCCACGCACGATTTTTGGCAAAATGCTAAAAGGGTTGCGTCCTCAAGCCGGATATCCGTATGCCGGTCAGAAAGTCTGGGCACACGGGTGAAGACCGTGGGGGCAGGCTCAGAAAAACTGACTTGGGTTTTGAAACGTTTCGGGGGGGAGGGATCGCACGGGTCCTTCCGCCCGGGAACCCTCGCTCGACCACACCGGGAGCAGGCGGGGAAGGCGGTAATCTTTCTTTCCCGGCAGCAGGCGGGGCTGAATTCTCGAAGGCGATGCCAGCGGTTCGGCGTGTCGCAACAGGGAACCCCGCGCAGTTCACGGCGCGGCCAGCCCTGCGGCGGCCGGCGATTCGCCCGCGGGCCGCGGGCCGCGGACACCGAGCAGGTCGTTCAACCGCCCGCGGATGATTCCCCGGCGGCCGTTCGCCCGGTACGCGGCCAGGGCCGCCTCGACGAACGCGGGCCGTAGTCCTTGGCTGGTCGCACCGGCGAACGCCGTCGTCCGCGTCGCACCCGGCTGGTGGGCGGCCAGCAGTTCCCGGAACAGTCGGTCGGACTCGGGGGTGGTCGCCAGCCCGTGGTCGCGGGCCGCGATCAGGGCGGCCAACTCGGCCCGCACCCGCGCCGCGGCCATCGGCTCCCGCGTCCGCGACTCGGCCGCCGTCAGGGCCGCGATCCGGTCGAGCAGGTCGCCCGGGTCGAGTTCGACCGGCACCCCGCGGCCGGCCGGCCACACCCGCAGGCGGTCGGTCAGCTCCCGGGCGATCCGGTCGAATACCGGCGTCCACTCGCCCTGAACGGCCTGGCGGAACAGCCGGGCCGTCGGGTACCACGGGCTGTCCTCCCGGTCGAGTAGCCACCGCCAGTCGACGACCGTCGACAGGGCTACCCAGGTCGGCACCCCGAGGGCCCCGGCCAGGTGGGCGACCGACGTGTCGACCGTCACCACCAGGTCGAGGGACCGGATCACGGCCGCCGTGTCCGGGAACGTCCACTGCCTGGCCGACGGGTCCCGCGGGGGCAGCCGGGTGACCGCGAACCGTCCGCCCAGGACGTCCACCTGCTTGAGCGCCGGCCCCTGCTGGAGGGCGACCAGCCGGACCCCGGGCACCCGGGCCAGCGGGGCGAACGCGGTCACCGGGACCGACCGGTGGCGGTCCCACTTGTGGTTCGGGTTGCCCTGCCACGCGATCCCGACGTTGAACCCCCGCAAGTCCGCCAGGAGCCGCCCCCAGTGCTTCAGTAGCCCGGGGTCGGGCGACAGGTACGGCACCGGGTTGGGGATCGTCGGGACGGTCGTCCCGAACACCGCCGGGAGGCTCATGAGCGGGCACTGGAAATCGACCCCCGGGAGCGGCTGGCCCTCGGCGATGACCGTGTCGACCCCCGGGCAGGTGGCCAGCAGCCGGGCCAGGACGCCCGGCACCTCGACCAGCACCCGGGCGGCCCCGCGGGCTTTGACCCGAGTCGCGTACCGGACGAACTGGATGACGTCCCCGAGCCCTGCTCGGCGTACAGCAGGACGGTCTTCCCGTCGACCGGCTCGCCGGCCCACCGAGGGGCCGCGAACGCCCGCGGCTTGGCCCGCTTCCGCCGCCACCGCCACTCGTACTCCGGCCACCCCTTCTCGTAGTCCCCGGCCTGGAGCCACGCGAGCGACCGGTTCCAGTGGGCGGTCGGGTTGTCCGGCTTCAGCCACAGGCTCGTCTGGTACCCGGCCAGGGCCTCCTCGTACCGCCCCTGCTCCTTGTTCGCGCTGGCCAGGTTGGTGTGGGCGTCCGGGAAGCTCGGGCGGAGCTTGAGGGCCTGCTCGAAGTACTCCTTGGCGTCCTCGAACCGGCCGAGGTCGGCCAGGGCCAGCCCGAGGTTGTTCCACGCCTCGACCAGGGTCGGGCGGAGGCGGGTGGCCTGGCGGAGGAGGACGACGGCCTCGCCGGCCCGCCCGAGTTCGGTCAGGGTGAGCCCCAGGTTGTTGAGGGCGTCCGGGTGGTCCGGACGGATCTCCAGCGTCTTCCGGTAGTGGACGGCGGCCTCGGCCTTGTTGCCCAGGTGGGCCAGGGTGTTGGCCAGGTTGAAGTGGGCGTCCGCGTACGCCGGCTGAAGGCGGACGGCGTGCTCGAAGCTGACCCGGGCCTGGTCGTGGTGCCCCTGCTCGGCCAGGGCGACGCCCAGGTTGTGGTGGGCCTTGACGAGGTCGGGCGGAGGGTGAGGGCCTGGCGGAAGTGGGGGACGGCCCGGTCGACCCGCCCGGTCCGGGCGAGTAGAACCCCGAGCCCGGCGTGGGCGTCGGCGTGGGCCGGGGTGCGGTCCAGGACCTGGGTGAAGAACCCCTCGGCCTCGTCGTTCTCCCCGCGGTCGGCGAGGACGACGGCCAGGTGGTACCGGGTGCGGTCGTCGCCCGGGGCGAGGGCCAGAGTCCGCCGGTACGCGTCGGCCGCGTCGGCCATCTTGCCCTGGACCTGGCACACTTCGCCGAGACGGCCCCACGCCTCGGCCCGGTCGGGATCGGCCGCGACGACCTCGCGGAAGAGGGCCTCGGCCCGCGGGTAGTCGCTCGCCCGCTGGGCGGCGACGGCCGGGTCGAACGACGGGTGCGGGGGTGACATGCGTCCTCGGGATTGCGGGCGGCGAGGTTCAGGGTAACGGACCGCGACTCGCCAGGGTCGAAGCCAAAAGGACCGGGTCCGGCCCGGCCATCGCGACCGCTGGGAGCGCCCGATACGCGGCAATCCTACGGCCCGATTCGGACCCAGAAAGAGCTCGGTCAACCGGGCGCCACGGCGGGATCGGGCCGACGGACTCATAACATCATTCATATCAAGCAGTTGCGCGAACTTGGTTTTTTCTCTGGTTCTTCTTCGCGGGCACGGGTCCGGTCGCTACAATTGTCATTGAGAGTACGACTGTATCATTCCTGATATTTGATTAGATTTGCCCAACATGAACCTTTTCCCACCGACACGGGTTGTCCGTTCCTTATTCCTGCCGGCCATTTTCGCCCGCGAGCCGGTGTCGTAGCCCACCCTGTGAGTTCGCGCACGATCACGCACTTCCATCGTGCCCTCCAAGCTGTCTGACGAACAGCCCTTCCCCACGCAACGAACGGTTTCGGTCGCGGAATGATCCCGCGAGCCGCCGTTGGGGCGTGATGTCCGGGTCCGTTCGTGTCGTCCGCTCTCTGACCGGTCCGATCTTCCCACGCTTTATGCCGGGGCGCCCATGCGACGGTTCATGCTCACCCGTTGGATTTACGGCCGGTTCCGGTTCTGGGCTCTGCGGCGGCGGTCGTGGGTGACCCCGGGGACGCGGGCCGTCCTCGGCGTCGACGCGTGCGACACCCGGGACGCCGGCGGCTCCCTGTGGCAGCCGACCGCGTGGCTGATGCCGTTCGGGGCGGTTCCCGCGTTCGTCACCGCCCAGGCCCCGGCGTCGGACGTCGGCGGCACGTCGATCACGTCCGCGGACGTCGGCGCGACCGCCGCGACGGACTTGTCAGATTCCGATTCCCCGTCAACCCTCGCGCCCGCGCTACCCGGCGACAGCGCGCCGGGTTCGACCGACGCCCCGGCCTCGTCCGCGACGGTCGCGACCGACAACGCCACCAGTGGGTCCGGGGCGTCGTCGGGGACGGCCACGTCCGGGGCGGGTTCGCCCGGCGGGTCGTCCTCCGACGCCGGGAGTTCGTCCACAGGGCTCCGCGCGCCGGCCAACAATGCGTCGAACGGCGAAGGGACGGGGGCCGGGGGCGGCTCGACCATGCCCGGCGTCGCGCCGACCCCATCGGGGACGGCGGCGAATTCGTCCGGCGGCGTCCACCCCTCGCCCAGCCGGCCTCGCCGCCCGCATCCCCGCCCGGCCCGGTCAGTCCCCCGCCGCTGCCCGCGGCTCCGAGCGTGCCCCCGCTCGCCGGCCAAGCGACCGGCCAGAGTCCGCCGACCCCGCACGGGTCGGTCCCGCCGGCCAGTCCGCCCGCGGCCCCGACGAGTACGCCCGGCGGGTCAATCTCGGCCGAAGGGGAAACCCTCGCGGCGGGAAAGCAGGGGGCGGCGCTGACGAACGTCGTGGTGGCCACGTTCACCGACACCAACCCGTTCAGCCAGGTGAGCGACTTCCAGGCGTCCATCACCTGGGGCGACGGCGGCACGAGCTACGGAGTCGTGACGGCCGTCGCGGGCGGCGGGTACCAGGTCCAGGGGTCGCACACGTACACGGCCGCGGACACGTTTTCGATCAGCGTCGACATCACGGACGTGGTGAGCGGATCGTCGGGGACCGCGGACAGCTCGGTCACGATCGCCCCGGCTCCGGTCACGGTCACCGGGTACAACATTCAGGCGATCGCCGGGAATTCGTTCTCGACGGTGGTGGCCGGGTTGAGTGAGACCGTTCCGGCCGGGACGTCCGCGACCATCAACTGGGGCGACGGGACGACCGATGCCGCGCAGGTGAATGAGACGAGCATCCGCGGGGCGCACGACTACGAAAGTGTGGGCAGCTTCGGCGTCACGATCACTGTTTCAGAAGCGGGTCGCGATTATACAGCGACTGCAACAGCGACCGTGGAACCCGCACCGACGACCGAGTCGTTGTGGAACTCGACATTGGGTGTGGATGCGGCCCTGACCGGCGATCCCATAACTATAGCGGCGACGGAATTCGCAGATTATAACGGGCAGGTGGCCACATTTCATGACGCTAGTCTCGACAGTTCGGCACTCGGCTTTAGTGCCACGATCGAGTGGGGAGACGGAATCGAATCGCCTGGCCAGGTTAGTGCAGAGAGCGGGGGCAATTTCACGATTAGCGGGGATCATGTCTATACCACGCAGGGAACGGACCTCGTCACAGTTATTGTTGAGAAGGGTGGCGTCGGTAAACTTGTTCTCGATGGTATCGCAACCGTGGCTTATGCGCCCTCGGTGCCGTACACTCCTCCGCCTGTTGTGCTACCGTCGCCACCCAGTTTTTTTGGGGGGCGCCATTCGTCCCTCCTGCAGGAATACCACTGTTAGATGTGACAATTAATCCGATTTCTCCTCAGGTAGGCCACCCTTTTTCGGGCCTTATTGCTTCCGTGGTGGTTCCAGCGGGACCCCTGGACACATCGATGGTATTCGCGGAGATCGGCTGGGGCGACGGCTACTATGACGTCTTTAACAACGGCGGCTCTACGCCAATCAATTCGATAACTGTGGTTCAGACGGGACCGACATCTTATGACATTTATGATAGTCACGTGTACACGAAGGCAGGAACTTATTCTGTTGCCGTATATACAGGCTATCTCTACCAGGGCGGGCAATCGCCCGTCGGCGACGATCAACTGGTGTCTACGACTGTGAATGTGGCAGCCGAAACTGTCAGTGATATGACCTGGAGCGGAACCGCCAACCTGATTAATGCAACCCAGGGAGTGACGCTCTCCGACATACCTGTTGCGACATTCTCGGATACAGACCCGTCCCTGTCGTCTCAGGCCGCATCTGCCACAATCTTCTGGGGCGACGGCACATCCGGTCCGGGCACAGTAACAAGTTCGGGCGGCCAGTACACGGTATCTGGCACGCACACTTATTATGACAATGGCGAGTATATCGTTAGTGCAACTATTTACGGTAACAATAATACTGCTCCAATACTTGTTAATGGCATTAATTATAATACTGGGTCAGTGTTAGATAGTGGCTTTAATTTTAATGCCGGGATACCGTTTGATTCATACATAACCACGACGGCTATCGTTTCGCCTTCGTCCAAATTGCTGTCCCCTGTTGGTTCTCAAATAATTACGACAGGCACAAACGGCACTGCCGATTTTGATGGAACCTTGGCGACGTTTGACGATGCAAATTCCAATGCGAGCATTTCGACCTATGCCGTTACAGTGGATTGGGGGGATGGCAGTAACGAAACCGGTGCGTCACTCGTTAAATCAGAAGGCGGCTATCAAATACAAAGCACACACATTTACAGCATGCCCGGCTTATACACCGCATACGTCCGGCTAAATACGGCGAACGACGACGTGCAGACCACATCTGTCGATGTCACAGTAGTGGCCTTGCCGCCTCTCAACCCGCCGCCACCTCGCGTCGTGCTAACTCCTAATCGTCTTTCGTCGCTCGAAGGGGAAAGCGAGCAATTCAATGTCGCCGCGGTCGAGGTACTCGGCCCAACCGAACCCTGTCTCTCGGCTACAGTTGACTGGGGCGACGGTACGTCTAGTCCAGGTACTCTTGTCTCTACGGATTCCGACCAGTCCCGGAATCCGCTCGATCATACTTATACGTTATCTGCGGATCACACCTATGCGCGTCCCGGGTCTTATCCGGTGACAGTCCAGGTGGCAGGTCAAACGGTGACGGAATCGGTGTTGGTCGCAGCGGCGCCGATCGATATGTCGGCGGTTTCAGATATTAACCAGTATTCACTCCCAGAAATTCCGACATATCCGTATAACGGGCCGTGGATTGAAGTGGCGACGTTCACGACATCCAACCCGCTTGCAACTCCGGCTCAATACATCGCGACCGTTGATTGGGGTAGCGGAAATCTTTCTACTGGCATAATCGTCTTGGTGGGCAACACGTTTCACGTATTCGCTGGCCCGGAATCCCACGTCTTTTCAACCGCAGTCACGGTCACCGTGTCTGACTTATATTCGGTCGGTCGGGTCACCGATTCGATTCCGCCAATCGATGGCGAGACGGGAATTCCACTCTTGGGCTTTTTCGGGCAAATCAATGACAGTAACTTTTTTGTCAAAGTTGACATGCTGCAAATTGATTGGGGTAATGGCACCACGTTTTCTTCGTTACATGGCGTTCCATCAATTGCGTACCCGGAAACGTGGGATCCGATTTACAGAACGCCCGGTACCTACACGACATCGACAAATGTAAAGTTTGTATATTCTTTGGACGAGCAGCCGTCTGGTCAGGGATCAACTTCCGCTTCCGTTACTATCGCCGACGGGGCTGTCCACACTCTCAGCGTAATGTCCCCAATTCAGATCGACGCTGGGCAGTCTCTGGATCAAGTACTCGCTACGTTTGACGATGACGACCCGTTCGTATCGGACGGACTATCATCCACGGTCGAGTGGGGCGATGGGGTCTCGAACACGCTTTCCGCGACCAACGTCGGGGACAACACGTTCTCCGTTCTCGAACCCCACACGTATTCCGCGGCCGGCGTGTACACTATCCTGATCAAAACGTCCCACGACGGTGGCACCCCGGCGGTCGCGGCGATACCGGTGACCGTCCGCGCCCCAGTCAGGGCTGCCGAGACGGCCCCCCTTGGTGCCCTCATAGGAATTACCACCGGGGACGTCGGGGTCGCCGGATTTACACAGAGCGACGGCACCGCGCTCCAGGACACCGCCACGATCGACTGGGGCGACGGAACGACGCCGTCAACCGGGACGATCGTGGCCGACCCGGACTCGAGTTCCGGATTCGAGGTCCGTGATGCGCATACGTATTCCAGACCGGGGACGTTCGCGGTTCGGGTCACGCTGACCGACGCGGGCGGGTACACGCACGAGATCGACACGTACGCCACCGTCGTCCCGGCCGTGAATGGGTGGGCTTCCACGCAGCTTTTGGACGACCCGACGTACGGCCAGTCCCAGGGGCTCGGGGACGTGTCCGTCTCCCTCAACACCGGGGCCGTCTCGGTCAACCAGCCGCTCGACTTCGACCTCAACCCGGGGACGAGTGTCGGATTGAACCCGGCCCTGGTGTACAACTCCGCGGCGGCCGGGGGGACGCCCAGCGTTCAGCTCGACCTACACAGCCAGAACACCGAACCACTCCCCGACCAGATTCAGGTCGCGTTCGCATGGGACGGCCAGGACTACGGCGACCCGGTCACGTTCACCACCGGAGACCGGGAGCCCGGCCAGGACTACGTCCTGAGCCTCCCGACGAACGCCCCGCCGGACGACAAGACCGGCCAGTTCGGGTGGCTGGCGGAGGTCACGTTCGTGTACGGCACGGGGTCGGACACGACCGACGCGACCGGGGTGTTCACCGGGACGGCGTTCGTCGTGGACGAGGCGAACTCGCCGTACGGGGCCGGGTGGGGGATCGCCGGGGTCGACCACCTCGTCCCCGTGTGCGGGGCCTGATGTGGGTGACCGGGACCGGCGGGTACCAGTTCTTCGCCCAGGGCACCGGCGACACGTACACGAGCCCGGCCGGCAATTTCGGCACCCTGGTCTACGTCCCGGACGAGGGGTACGAGTACACGGCCAAGGACCAGACGGTGTCGGACTTCGACGCCAAGGGCGACCTGACCCTGGTCACCGACCGGGACGGGCTGACCACCCAGTACGCGTACAACGGCGACGACTCGCTAGCGTCGGTCACGGCCGCGGACGGGGGCGTGACCACGTTCGCGTACGGCGGCGGCGGGCTGGCCCAGATCACCGAACCGGGCGGCCGGGTGTGGACGTTCACGGCGGACGGGGACGGGGACCTGACCGGGTGGACGACCCCGGACGGGACCAGCCGCACGTTCGAGTATGACAACGATCACCACTTGACGATGGACACGTGGGGGGCGATACAAACCGCCGTCACATACGCCAACAACGTGGTGACGGCGGTCGTCCGGGGCGGCCAGACGTGGACGGTCGACTCGGTCGCCGGCCAGGGGTTCGCTGACCCGGTCGGGACGACGGCCGCCCCCGCGGCGCGCGTGACCGACCCGCTCGGCTACCAGACCCAGTACCAGGTTACCAGCGGAGACGTCCCGCTGGCGGTCACCCGCCCGGACGGCCTGACCCAGACGTGGAAGCTGCTCGACGGGGTATTGGTCACCTCCGCGACGGACTTCCTCGGCCAGACCACGACCACCCAGTACGGGTCCGTGTCGGGCGTCCTCGACGGGGACGTGACCGGCGTCACCAACCCGGACGGGTCGCATCAGTCGTACGGCTACGACCCCCTGTATCACCAGATAACGTCGTCGACCGACGGGAACGGGAACCCCACGACGTACGGGCTGAACGCGACCGGGGACCGGACGTCGACGACCGACCCGCTCAACGACACGACCACGGACGTGTGGGCCGACGGCCTGCTGATGTCCGAGACGGACGCGGTCGGGGACGTCACCAGCTACACTTACACCCAGTACCGGCAGACGTCGACGGTCACCCACACCGGGCCGACCGGGATCGTGTCGAGTACCGCCACGTACACGTACGACGCGGCCGGCAACCTGTCGACGATGACCGACGGGGTCGGGGACGTCACCACGTACGTCTACGACGGCGAGAACCGGCTGGTCTCCACGACCGACCCGGACCACAACACCACGTCGACCACGTACACCCCGGACGGCCAGGTCGCGGGCACGACCGACGCCAACGGGATCGTCACCACGTACGCGTACAACACGCAGGGCTTGGTCACCCAGGTGGTCGGGAACGCCGACGGGGCCACGGCCGCCGACCGGCGGACGACGCTGACCGCGTACGACGCCGACGGCGACCCGACGGCCGTCACCGACCCGCTCGGGAACGTCACCCGCACGTACTACGACGTCGACGGGCGGGCAGTCGCGGTAACCGACCCGAACGGGTACACGAGTAACACCCTGTACGACGCCGACGGGAACCCGACCGAGACCGTCGACAACGTCGGCAACACGACGCTCACGGCCTTCGACGCGATGAGCCGACCAATTAGCACGGCCGTCTACTCGTCGGCCGCGACCGGGTCGACCCTGGTGACGTCGAATCAGACCGTGTACGACGCCGACGGGAACGCGACCCTCCAGACGGACGGGGACGGGAACCAGACCCAGACCCGGTACGACGCCGCGAACCGGCTGACGTACGAGGCCGACGCCGCCGGGACGGCCGCGGCCGTTCGGACGACGACGAGCTACGACCCGGCCGGCCGGGCGACCCTGGTGGTCGACGGAACCGGGGACAGCACGCTCACCGCGTACGACGCCGAGGGCCGGTCGCTCGGGCAGACGATCGTCTCGGCCGCCGGGACGGTGGTCACCGAATCCACGACCCGGTACGACCTGGCCGGCCGGCCGACGGCGTCCATCGACCCGGACGGGACGACCCACCTGACCGGTTACGACCCGGCCGGCCGGGTCACCCTGTCGTCGGCCGTCGACGAAAATGGGGACGTGATTTCGAGCACGACGACCGCGTACGACCCGGCCGGCAACCCGACCGCCACAATCGACGGGGACGGGCACACCACCCTGACCGCGTACGACGCGTTCGGCGCGGCCACCCGGGTCCAGTCCCCGGCCGCGGGCGACGGGGCGGCCACGTCCGCGTACGACCTGGACGGGCGGCTCACGCTCGCGACCGACGCCGACGGGAACGAGACGTACGACGTGTACGACGCGGACGGGAACCTGCTGTCCGAGGAGGTCGACGACGCCGAAGGGGACGTCGACACGTACTCGCGGAAAGCGTACGATCCGGACGGGAACCTGATCGGTCTGATCGACGGCGACAGCCACGTCACGTCGTACGCGTACGACGCCCTCGGCCGGCAGACGACGTCCGACGCAGGCGTCGACGGGCCGGCCGGGACCGACGCCAAGACGACCGACGCGTACGACGGGGCCGGGAACCTGACCGAGGTCGTCGACGCGGACGGGAACGTCACCCAGTCGGCCTTCGACGCGGACAACCGGCTGACCGCGGAAACGCTCTACGACGATGAGGGCGACGTCGTCCGCCAGCGCACGTACGCGTACGACGCCGACGGTCGCCAGACGCTGATCACCGACGGGGTGGGGAACACGACCCTGTCGACGTACGACGCCGCCGGCCAGCTGCTAACCCAGACCGTCCGCGGGCCGAACACCGGCGGGGGGACGAGCCACCCGGACGCCCGCGAGGCGGCCCCGGCGGCCGTCACGATGGCACCGGCCGTCCGCCAGATGACGCCGGCCAGCGGGGGCTCCTCGGTGTACATCCAGGGCTCGACCCTGGTCGTTCAGGGCCCCTCCACGACGAGTAACACCATCGCCGTCACCCCGGACGGGGCGGGGACAGTCACGGTCGCGTTCAACGGGACGGCGCTCGGGAACTACGCCGTCCCGTCCGGCGGGGTCGAAGTTCTCGGCGGGGGGGCGAGCAACACGGCTCAATTGACTCCGGCCGCCGGGCTCAACTACACGTTTGTGGCCGGCGACCCGACCGACGTCGTGACGGTCAACGCCCCGGCCACGGCCGGCGGGTCCGGGGCCGTGTTCACGACGACGGCGGCGAGCGGCGGGACGACCGTGACCACGACCCAGCGGTCGGACGGCACGGCCCTCGGGAGTGTCCTGGTGTCGTCGGCCGCGGCGGTCGGGTACATCAACCTAGTAGGGGGGAGCGGGGCCGACGTGTTTAGCGTCACCCCCCAGGCGATCCCATTCAACGTGATCGCGAACGCGGCCGACGCCCTGACCGTGAACGCCCCAACCTCGGCGGCCACGAGCGGGGTGTATTACGACGCGTCCGGGACGGTCAACGGCGGGACCGTCATCCGCGCGTATCAGGAGGCGGCCGGCTACACCGAGGGGGCGTCCGTCGGGACCGTCTGGTTCTCGGACGCCACCCCGCTCGGGGAGGTCAACCTCGTGGGGACGACGGCGACCGACACGTTCGTCATCGCCCCCCAGGCCACCCCGTTCAACGTGGCCACGGGCGGCGGGACG from the Fimbriiglobus ruber genome contains:
- a CDS encoding Ig-like domain repeat protein, with protein sequence MWVTGTGGYQFFAQGTGDTYTSPAGNFGTLVYVPDEGYEYTAKDQTVSDFDAKGDLTLVTDRDGLTTQYAYNGDDSLASVTAADGGVTTFAYGGGGLAQITEPGGRVWTFTADGDGDLTGWTTPDGTSRTFEYDNDHHLTMDTWGAIQTAVTYANNVVTAVVRGGQTWTVDSVAGQGFADPVGTTAAPAARVTDPLGYQTQYQVTSGDVPLAVTRPDGLTQTWKLLDGVLVTSATDFLGQTTTTQYGSVSGVLDGDVTGVTNPDGSHQSYGYDPLYHQITSSTDGNGNPTTYGLNATGDRTSTTDPLNDTTTDVWADGLLMSETDAVGDVTSYTYTQYRQTSTVTHTGPTGIVSSTATYTYDAAGNLSTMTDGVGDVTTYVYDGENRLVSTTDPDHNTTSTTYTPDGQVAGTTDANGIVTTYAYNTQGLVTQVVGNADGATAADRRTTLTAYDADGDPTAVTDPLGNVTRTYYDVDGRAVAVTDPNGYTSNTLYDADGNPTETVDNVGNTTLTAFDAMSRPISTAVYSSAATGSTLVTSNQTVYDADGNATLQTDGDGNQTQTRYDAANRLTYEADAAGTAAAVRTTTSYDPAGRATLVVDGTGDSTLTAYDAEGRSLGQTIVSAAGTVVTESTTRYDLAGRPTASIDPDGTTHLTGYDPAGRVTLSSAVDENGDVISSTTTAYDPAGNPTATIDGDGHTTLTAYDAFGAATRVQSPAAGDGAATSAYDLDGRLTLATDADGNETYDVYDADGNLLSEEVDDAEGDVDTYSRKAYDPDGNLIGLIDGDSHVTSYAYDALGRQTTSDAGVDGPAGTDAKTTDAYDGAGNLTEVVDADGNVTQSAFDADNRLTAETLYDDEGDVVRQRTYAYDADGRQTLITDGVGNTTLSTYDAAGQLLTQTVRGPNTGGGTSHPDAREAAPAAVTMAPAVRQMTPASGGSSVYIQGSTLVVQGPSTTSNTIAVTPDGAGTVTVAFNGTALGNYAVPSGGVEVLGGGASNTAQLTPAAGLNYTFVAGDPTDVVTVNAPATAGGSGAVFTTTAASGGTTVTTTQRSDGTALGSVLVSSAAAVGYINLVGGSGADVFSVTPQAIPFNVIANAADALTVNAPTSAATSGVYYDASGTVNGGTVIRAYQEAAGYTEGASVGTVWFSDATPLGEVNLVGTTATDTFVIAPQATPFNVATGGGTADNLTLETPGATTGVYYDATGTVNSGTVIHAYNEAAGNTEGASLGTVWFPAAAAPGSVNIVGTSSADTFAIAPQATPFNIYGGATDALMVDPPAAVTAGVYYDATATVGGGTVVSAYNEAAGYTEGSYLGGVWFYNATPLAMVNLNGTAAADSFVVTPQATPFNIAIGGGSDALTVDAPASASTTGVDYDATGTVNSGTVIHASQNSSGKPSIGTVWYPNAGAPAQVTLNGTPTADEFDVIPQTSPLFKVYGDGGSGDLLNDHTPAAAGTSGVSYSTTASGGGTYVYTYRSSDNADLGDLWYASESPPTSFAGVAVDPTTTSLARSSSSTTYGQAVTLTATVGSSAGTPSGSATFLDGATVLGTGTLSSGVAMFTTAALTGGSHAITAVYAGNATYTTSTSAAVSVTVSQVASTTYLSVSVNPAVAGQSVTLTATVAPGGTGSGMPTGTVTFKDGSTTLGTGTLSGGVVTFTTSALAVGSHSITAVYSDDTNFTASTSAAVTETVNPANTTTTLAASTNTATYGQAVTLTATVAAVAPGAGMPTGTVTFKDGSTTLGTGTLSGGVATFTTSALAVGSHSITATYGTVTSFTGSTSGSLAETVNPAATTTGLAASANAAVYGQGVTLIAAVAAVAPGGGTPTGTVTFYDGSINLGTMTLSGGSTTLITTVTGLGSHTFTATYNPGTGYNASGATFQVEVGQASSTVSLSLSSNYLPAGSSVTATATVGVALPGGGSPTGTVTFMDGTTTLGTATVTRGLATFLINTLTVGNHTITASYSGDTNFRASTSAGQAETATRATANIIMSSSDYSAVYGQAVTYTATVQPNPSGGVIPTGSITFTDDSGTLGTVTLVNGVATIPAPFLEVGTDSISASYSGDTNFAGRTSPGFVEEVTEASSTVSVTASPSPATFGQTVTLTATVVAQAPGSGTPTGSVEFDDGPTDIGTGTIDGDGVASLTVQGLAPGTHSIVALYYGDDNFFGNYSSPWSEGVGKAVTVVGLSWPTGNVVSGQSVALTATVVAPGGGGRRPGRSRSTTGRSTSGRAPWTSTEWQPCFQSPLRPGRTR